In Achromobacter xylosoxidans A8, a single window of DNA contains:
- the rluB gene encoding 23S rRNA pseudouridine(2605) synthase RluB, which yields MQDDNPRSDDAASNGQPESAAREPAAEGEAGARGRGRKLRTPFRRRRGDAAAEQAPAGEAQPAAATAVQAEPQESRGTEQEAEQALSYLETADRMEQRLGKYLNSDSVMPKLHKVLADAGIGSRREMEELIVAGRVSVNGEPAHIGQRVAPNDQVRVNGKPIMRVNTKKPPRVILYHKPAGEIVSHDDPGGRASVFARLPKLRTGKWLSVGRLDLNTEGLLIFTTSGDMANRIMHPRYGTEREYAVRVLGEMDEAQRQSLVDGIELEDGLAAFGALDYLGGDGSNRWYRVTLQEGRNREVRRMFEAVGVTVSRLIRTRFGDVVLPRTLRRGRWEELDASLVTALMVQLGLVRDDDEAGGNRRRSKQPQSHDSALPPGFGTMDRNGLNGARIGRRGKLQGGRLGSAGQAAACPSDPFGTGLMIAGGYANGHPLSGEGAGGNRKGGKPGGGRSAAAGGKPGGKQGGRPAGNAGKSGGKPRGPRAAAAGGQPGNAASADAGFGNAAEAPAGGARRPAGGKPAGARGNGGRGGKPAAAGGGRGGNKATGSAGNKAGGAAGNKGPGAGGKPRAPRNASSAPRGDDWQPRGASAHESRLGVMGGRGRQGR from the coding sequence ATGCAGGACGACAATCCCCGTTCGGATGATGCCGCTTCCAACGGCCAGCCGGAATCCGCCGCGCGCGAGCCGGCAGCAGAAGGCGAGGCGGGCGCCCGCGGCCGAGGCCGCAAGCTGAGAACGCCGTTCCGCCGCCGCCGCGGCGATGCCGCCGCCGAGCAGGCGCCGGCGGGCGAGGCTCAGCCGGCAGCCGCTACCGCAGTCCAGGCCGAGCCGCAGGAGTCGCGCGGCACGGAGCAGGAGGCCGAGCAGGCGTTGTCGTACCTGGAAACTGCTGACCGCATGGAGCAGCGCCTGGGCAAGTACCTGAACAGCGATTCGGTCATGCCCAAGCTGCACAAGGTGCTGGCTGACGCCGGCATCGGTTCGCGCCGCGAAATGGAAGAACTGATCGTCGCGGGCCGGGTGTCGGTCAACGGCGAGCCCGCCCATATCGGCCAGCGCGTGGCGCCCAACGATCAAGTGCGCGTCAATGGCAAGCCCATCATGCGCGTGAATACGAAGAAGCCGCCGCGCGTGATCCTGTATCACAAGCCCGCCGGCGAAATCGTCAGCCACGACGATCCGGGCGGCCGCGCCAGCGTCTTTGCCCGCCTGCCCAAGCTGCGCACGGGCAAATGGCTGTCGGTGGGGCGTCTGGACCTGAACACAGAGGGTCTGCTGATCTTCACGACGTCCGGCGACATGGCCAACCGCATCATGCACCCGCGCTACGGCACGGAACGCGAATACGCGGTCCGCGTGCTGGGTGAGATGGACGAGGCCCAGCGCCAGTCGCTGGTCGATGGCATCGAGTTGGAAGACGGGCTGGCCGCGTTCGGTGCGCTGGACTACCTGGGTGGTGACGGCAGTAACCGCTGGTATCGGGTCACCCTGCAGGAAGGCCGCAATCGCGAAGTCCGCCGCATGTTCGAGGCCGTGGGCGTCACGGTCAGCCGGCTGATCCGCACCCGTTTCGGTGACGTGGTCCTGCCGCGCACGCTGCGCCGCGGCCGCTGGGAGGAGCTGGATGCCTCCCTGGTCACGGCGTTGATGGTCCAGCTGGGCCTGGTGCGCGATGACGACGAAGCCGGCGGCAACCGCCGCCGCTCCAAGCAGCCGCAATCGCATGACAGCGCGCTGCCCCCGGGCTTTGGCACCATGGACCGCAACGGCTTGAACGGTGCCCGCATCGGTCGCCGCGGCAAGCTGCAGGGCGGCCGCTTGGGCAGCGCCGGCCAGGCGGCCGCGTGTCCGTCGGATCCCTTTGGTACGGGTTTGATGATTGCCGGTGGTTATGCCAATGGCCATCCCCTGTCGGGAGAAGGCGCTGGCGGCAACCGCAAGGGCGGCAAGCCTGGCGGCGGCCGTTCCGCGGCCGCAGGCGGCAAGCCGGGTGGCAAGCAGGGCGGCAGGCCCGCCGGCAACGCTGGCAAGTCTGGCGGCAAGCCGCGAGGTCCGCGGGCAGCCGCGGCCGGTGGGCAGCCTGGCAATGCGGCGTCGGCCGATGCTGGCTTCGGCAATGCCGCCGAGGCGCCGGCTGGCGGCGCGCGCAGGCCGGCGGGCGGCAAGCCCGCAGGCGCGCGCGGCAACGGCGGTCGGGGCGGCAAGCCGGCGGCAGCCGGCGGCGGTCGTGGCGGCAACAAGGCAACGGGTTCCGCAGGCAACAAGGCGGGCGGCGCCGCTGGAAACAAGGGGCCGGGAGCTGGCGGCAAGCCGCGCGCTCCGCGTAATGCCTCCTCTGCTCCCCGTGGCGATGACTGGCAGCCGCGCGGCGCGTCGGCGCATGAATCCCGCCTGGGCGTGATGGGCGGGCGCGGCCGGCAGGGTCGCTGA
- the rimP gene encoding ribosome maturation factor RimP has protein sequence MADLFALTKEALAGMDVELVDVERAALGLLRVTIDRVGGVRIEDCEQVSRQLSRVFEVENVDYKRMEVGSPGVDRPLRNEAEFRRFAGERIEIKLREALDGRKVFAGILTMPEDDAAASDAAAGMQKTVFGLEFEAKKNEIQVLNFTVDDIERAKLDPVLDFKGKKR, from the coding sequence ATGGCTGATTTATTCGCATTGACCAAAGAGGCTCTGGCCGGCATGGACGTCGAACTCGTGGACGTCGAGCGTGCCGCCCTGGGCCTTTTGCGCGTCACGATCGATCGGGTCGGCGGTGTGCGCATCGAAGACTGTGAGCAGGTGTCCCGCCAATTGTCGCGGGTGTTTGAAGTCGAGAACGTCGACTACAAGCGGATGGAAGTCGGTTCGCCGGGCGTAGACCGCCCGCTGCGCAACGAGGCTGAATTCCGCCGTTTCGCAGGCGAGCGCATCGAAATCAAGCTGCGCGAGGCATTGGACGGCCGCAAGGTCTTTGCCGGCATCTTGACGATGCCCGAAGACGACGCCGCAGCCTCCGACGCGGCTGCTGGAATGCAAAAGACCGTGTTCGGTCTCGAATTTGAGGCAAAAAAGAACGAAATCCAGGTGTTGAATTTCACGGTCGACGATATCGAACGTGCAAAACTGGATCCCGTTCTGGATTTCAAGGGCAAAAAGCGATGA
- the nusA gene encoding transcription termination factor NusA: MSREILLLVDALAREKNVTRDVVFGALESALASAMKKRFKDDADIRVAIDRDTGDHEGFRRWLVVPDEAGLQEPDKQEMLSDAQEIVPGIQEGEYIEEPLEPIEFGRIGAQAAKQAILQKIRDAEREQVLNDFLDRGESIVSGTIKRMDKGDAIVETGKIEARLPRSEMIPKENLRVADRVRAFVLRVDHAARGQQVILSRTAPDFIRQLFENEVPEIEQGLLEIKAAARDAGVRAKIAVVAYDKRIDPIGTCVGMRGSRVTAVRNELGGEQVDIVLWSEDPAQFVIGALAPANVESIVVDEDKHAMDVVVDEENLPKAIGAKGQNVRLASELTGWQINIMTPEESLNRQEVERSGLRATFMSKLDVDEEVADILIDEGFTGIEEIAYVPMQELLEIEAFDEDTINELRARARNALLTEAIAQEERLETAQDLLELEGMTPELAAKLAERQVHTRDDLAELATDELAEIAGLTEQEASDLIMRARAHWFDEE; encoded by the coding sequence ATGAGTCGCGAAATTCTTCTGTTGGTCGATGCCTTGGCGCGTGAAAAGAACGTCACGCGCGACGTCGTGTTCGGAGCGCTGGAAAGCGCGCTGGCCTCGGCGATGAAAAAGCGCTTCAAGGATGATGCGGACATCCGTGTCGCCATCGATAGGGACACGGGCGATCACGAAGGCTTCCGCCGCTGGCTGGTCGTGCCTGACGAAGCTGGCCTGCAAGAACCCGACAAGCAGGAAATGCTGTCGGATGCGCAGGAAATCGTTCCCGGCATCCAGGAAGGCGAGTACATCGAAGAGCCGCTCGAACCCATCGAGTTCGGCCGCATCGGCGCGCAGGCCGCCAAGCAGGCCATTCTGCAGAAGATCCGCGACGCCGAGCGCGAACAGGTGCTGAACGACTTCCTGGACCGTGGCGAATCCATCGTGTCCGGCACGATCAAGCGCATGGACAAGGGCGACGCCATCGTCGAAACCGGCAAGATCGAAGCGCGCCTGCCGCGCTCCGAAATGATCCCGAAGGAAAACCTCCGGGTGGCCGACCGGGTTCGCGCTTTTGTGTTGCGCGTAGACCACGCCGCGCGCGGCCAGCAGGTGATCCTGTCGCGCACTGCGCCGGATTTCATCCGCCAGCTGTTCGAGAACGAAGTTCCCGAAATCGAGCAGGGCCTGCTTGAGATCAAGGCTGCGGCCCGCGACGCCGGCGTGCGTGCGAAGATCGCCGTGGTGGCATACGATAAGCGCATCGACCCGATCGGCACCTGCGTGGGCATGCGCGGTTCGCGTGTTACCGCCGTGCGCAACGAACTGGGCGGCGAACAGGTCGATATCGTGCTGTGGTCGGAAGACCCCGCGCAGTTTGTGATCGGCGCCCTGGCGCCGGCCAACGTCGAATCCATCGTCGTCGACGAAGACAAGCACGCGATGGACGTCGTGGTGGACGAGGAAAACCTGCCCAAGGCCATCGGCGCCAAGGGTCAGAACGTCCGCCTGGCTTCCGAGCTGACCGGCTGGCAGATCAACATCATGACGCCGGAAGAAAGCCTGAACCGCCAGGAAGTCGAGCGTTCGGGCCTGCGCGCCACGTTCATGAGCAAGCTGGACGTCGACGAGGAAGTCGCTGACATCCTGATCGACGAAGGTTTTACCGGTATCGAGGAAATCGCCTACGTGCCCATGCAGGAACTGCTGGAAATCGAGGCCTTTGACGAAGACACCATTAATGAGTTGCGCGCCCGCGCCCGCAATGCGCTGCTGACCGAGGCAATCGCCCAGGAAGAGCGCCTTGAGACCGCGCAGGACTTGCTTGAACTCGAAGGCATGACGCCCGAACTGGCTGCCAAGCTGGCCGAGCGCCAAGTGCATACGCGTGATGATCTGGCCGAATTGGCGACGGACGAACTGGCGGAAATCGCCGGTTTGACCGAACAGGAAGCCAGCGATCTCATCATGCGTGCCCGCGCCCATTGGTTCGACGAAGAATAA
- the infB gene encoding translation initiation factor IF-2, whose product MSSNTVAQFATELKMPANVLLDQLRSAGVDLKSVDDSVTDSDKAKLLESLRRAHGATEGKKITLTRRQTSEIRQADATGRSRTIQVEVRKKRVFVKRDPSEIALEQAASARAEDDAAVDEAPQVSAPVVPEAPVAAAPLEAAPAQVEAAAPVQAEEPVAAEAPAPVEAPAPVESVAAEAPAPVEAKAAEVQAQPEPEPTPAPAPAEPVAEQAKPEVKTESTEPKAEEAKPEPVVLANKSEPSISQAAAPVAQAQPAAKSEPVKTAAKPEPAAPAVKVGNRADNRRAGPPLAASAAPAARDEARRKAEAEAAALREMLNRPRKVLRAPEPEAPAAAAPISGTLHKPAGKPGAAPGAKKDAKPAAPGAKKTIKTAEVASTWSDDASRKKPADKPAAPASRDGWRAGGKGGGKGGRGGRNQQNDRRNEPAPQEFIAREVHVPETISVADLAHKMSVKAAEVIKQLMKLGQMVTINQVLDQETAMIVVEELGHVAIAAKLDDPEAFLDETATVSEAEQMSRAPVVTVMGHVDHGKTSLLDYIRRAKVAAGEAGGITQHIGAYHVQTERGMVTFLDTPGHEAFTAMRARGAKATDIVILVCAADDGVMPQTREAIHHAKAAGVPMVVAMTKIDKPSANPDRVKQELVAEEVVPEEYGGDVPFVSVSAKTGEGIDDLLENLLLQAEVLELKAPVDAPAKGLVIEARLDKGRGPVATILVQSGTLKRGDVVLAGASFGRVRAMLDENGKPIQEAGPSIPVEIQGLTEVPAAGDELMVLSDERKAREIALFRQGKFRDVKLARQQAAKLESMFDNLGEGTQTLALIVKTDVQGSQEALVQSLTKLSTDEVRVQVVHAAVGGISESDINLAIASNAVVIGFNVRAEASAKKLAENNGIDVRYYNIIYDAVDEVKAAMSGMLAPEKKEEVIGLVEIREVYSISRIGNIAGCMVLDGLVRRDSQVRLLRNNVVHWTGQLDSLRRFKDDVKEVKSGFDCGLTLRGNNDIQVGDQLEVFEIKEIARTL is encoded by the coding sequence ATGTCGAGTAATACCGTCGCGCAGTTCGCTACCGAGCTGAAAATGCCTGCCAATGTGCTGCTGGATCAGCTGCGCTCGGCCGGCGTTGACCTCAAATCGGTCGACGATTCCGTCACCGACAGCGACAAGGCGAAATTGCTCGAATCGCTGCGTCGCGCCCACGGCGCGACCGAAGGCAAGAAGATCACCCTGACGCGCCGCCAGACGTCCGAAATCCGCCAGGCGGATGCCACCGGCCGTTCGCGCACGATCCAGGTCGAAGTGCGCAAGAAGCGCGTGTTCGTCAAGCGTGATCCCTCCGAAATCGCCCTGGAACAGGCCGCGTCCGCGCGTGCCGAAGATGACGCAGCCGTCGATGAAGCGCCGCAGGTGTCGGCGCCCGTCGTCCCCGAGGCTCCTGTCGCGGCCGCCCCTCTCGAGGCCGCTCCCGCCCAGGTGGAGGCTGCTGCCCCCGTTCAGGCGGAAGAGCCCGTTGCTGCAGAAGCGCCCGCGCCGGTTGAAGCGCCCGCGCCCGTTGAATCCGTCGCGGCCGAAGCGCCCGCTCCCGTCGAGGCGAAAGCCGCCGAAGTCCAGGCCCAGCCTGAACCCGAACCGACGCCGGCGCCTGCTCCTGCCGAGCCCGTGGCCGAACAGGCCAAGCCCGAAGTCAAGACTGAATCCACCGAGCCCAAGGCTGAAGAAGCCAAGCCGGAACCCGTTGTGCTAGCCAATAAGTCCGAACCATCTATCTCCCAGGCCGCCGCGCCTGTCGCCCAGGCTCAGCCTGCTGCGAAGTCCGAACCCGTCAAAACCGCCGCGAAGCCCGAGCCCGCCGCGCCCGCCGTCAAGGTAGGCAACCGCGCGGACAACCGCCGCGCCGGCCCGCCGCTGGCCGCTTCCGCCGCGCCGGCAGCCCGCGATGAGGCCCGCCGCAAGGCCGAGGCCGAAGCCGCCGCGCTGCGCGAGATGCTGAATCGTCCGCGCAAGGTGCTGCGCGCTCCCGAACCGGAAGCGCCCGCCGCCGCGGCGCCGATCTCGGGCACGCTGCACAAGCCGGCCGGCAAGCCGGGCGCCGCTCCTGGCGCCAAGAAGGACGCCAAGCCCGCCGCTCCCGGCGCGAAGAAGACCATCAAGACCGCTGAAGTCGCGTCGACCTGGTCCGATGACGCCTCGCGCAAGAAGCCCGCGGACAAGCCGGCAGCCCCGGCCAGCCGCGACGGCTGGCGCGCGGGCGGCAAGGGCGGTGGCAAGGGCGGCCGAGGCGGCCGCAACCAGCAGAACGATCGCCGCAACGAGCCGGCGCCGCAGGAATTCATCGCGCGTGAAGTCCACGTGCCGGAAACCATCAGCGTGGCCGACCTGGCCCACAAGATGTCCGTCAAGGCCGCCGAAGTCATCAAGCAACTGATGAAGCTGGGCCAGATGGTCACCATCAACCAGGTGCTGGACCAGGAAACGGCCATGATCGTGGTCGAGGAACTGGGCCACGTGGCGATCGCCGCCAAGCTGGACGATCCGGAAGCCTTCCTGGACGAAACCGCCACCGTGTCGGAAGCCGAACAGATGTCGCGCGCTCCGGTCGTGACCGTCATGGGCCACGTCGACCACGGCAAGACCTCGCTGCTGGATTACATCCGCCGCGCCAAGGTCGCCGCGGGCGAAGCTGGCGGCATTACGCAGCACATCGGCGCCTACCACGTTCAGACCGAACGCGGCATGGTGACCTTCCTTGATACCCCGGGCCACGAGGCGTTCACCGCCATGCGTGCCCGCGGCGCCAAGGCCACCGACATCGTCATCCTGGTCTGCGCGGCCGACGACGGCGTGATGCCGCAGACCCGCGAAGCCATCCACCACGCGAAGGCCGCAGGCGTTCCCATGGTCGTGGCCATGACCAAGATCGACAAGCCCTCCGCCAACCCCGACCGCGTCAAGCAGGAACTGGTTGCCGAGGAAGTGGTGCCGGAAGAATACGGCGGCGACGTGCCGTTCGTGTCCGTGTCGGCCAAGACCGGCGAAGGCATCGACGATCTGCTCGAAAACCTGCTGTTGCAGGCCGAAGTGCTGGAACTGAAGGCGCCGGTCGACGCGCCCGCCAAGGGTCTGGTGATCGAAGCCCGTCTCGACAAGGGCCGCGGCCCGGTCGCGACGATCCTGGTGCAGAGCGGCACGCTCAAGCGCGGCGACGTGGTGCTGGCCGGCGCAAGCTTCGGCCGCGTGCGCGCCATGCTGGACGAAAACGGCAAGCCGATCCAGGAAGCCGGTCCGTCCATCCCCGTGGAAATCCAGGGCCTGACCGAAGTGCCGGCTGCCGGCGACGAGCTGATGGTGCTGTCCGATGAGCGCAAGGCGCGCGAAATCGCGCTGTTCCGCCAGGGCAAGTTCCGCGACGTCAAGCTGGCCCGCCAGCAGGCCGCCAAGCTCGAATCCATGTTCGACAACCTGGGCGAGGGCACGCAGACCCTGGCCCTGATCGTGAAGACCGACGTCCAGGGTTCGCAGGAAGCGCTGGTGCAGTCCCTGACCAAGCTGTCGACCGACGAAGTGCGCGTGCAGGTCGTGCACGCTGCCGTCGGCGGCATCTCGGAAAGCGACATCAACCTGGCCATCGCCTCGAACGCCGTCGTCATCGGCTTCAACGTTCGCGCCGAAGCCAGCGCCAAGAAGCTGGCCGAGAACAACGGCATCGACGTGCGCTACTACAACATCATCTACGACGCCGTGGATGAGGTGAAGGCAGCCATGTCGGGCATGTTGGCGCCCGAGAAGAAGGAAGAAGTCATCGGCTTGGTCGAGATCCGCGAGGTCTACAGCATCTCCCGCATCGGCAATATCGCCGGTTGCATGGTGCTGGACGGTCTGGTGCGTCGCGATTCGCAAGTCCGCCTGCTGCGCAACAACGTGGTTCACTGGACCGGCCAGCTCGATTCGCTGCGCCGCTTCAAGGACGACGTCAAGGAAGTCAAGTCTGGCTTCGACTGCGGTCTTACGCTGCGCGGCAACAACGACATCCAGGTGGGCGACCAGCTGGAAGTCTTTGAAATCAAGGAAATCGCGCGTACGCTGTAA
- the rbfA gene encoding 30S ribosome-binding factor RbfA, translating to MSRHKSKAIPGRNLRLADQIQKDLAGIIQREIDTTRAGLITLSGVELSTDYAHAKVYFTVLGAEPEAATALLNEKAGWLHSQLYKLLHIHTVPTLRFFHDEQIARGIEMSILIDRANRPGPHSGVPDEPEDQS from the coding sequence ATGAGCCGTCACAAGTCCAAAGCCATCCCCGGCCGCAATCTGCGGCTGGCCGACCAGATCCAGAAGGATCTGGCCGGGATCATCCAGCGCGAGATCGACACGACCCGCGCTGGACTGATCACGCTCTCCGGTGTGGAACTGTCGACCGACTACGCGCACGCAAAGGTGTATTTCACGGTTCTGGGCGCCGAGCCCGAAGCCGCGACCGCCTTGCTGAACGAGAAAGCCGGTTGGCTGCATTCCCAGCTGTACAAGCTGCTGCACATCCACACTGTCCCCACTTTGCGCTTCTTCCACGACGAGCAGATCGCCCGTGGCATCGAGATGTCGATTCTGATCGACCGCGCAAACCGGCCCGGCCCGCACTCGGGCGTGCCCGACGAACCTGAAGACCAGTCCTGA
- the truB gene encoding tRNA pseudouridine(55) synthase TruB has protein sequence MAKRRGLTLDGVLLLDKPVGLSSNHALQRAKRAMDAAKAGHTGTLDPFATGLLVCCMGRATKISGAMLNADKAYRATLQFGSETDSGDLTGNVVSTAEPGFTVDEQSLRDALSRFSGTIEQIPPMYSALKRDGKPLYEYARAGIELERPPRQITIHRIELLSLNGTEAEIDVACSKGTYIRTLAQDIGRVLGCYAHLTALRRTHVGPFSLERAVALEALQAMPDPKQALLALNELPEGLLPSTLTLKDSL, from the coding sequence ATGGCTAAACGACGCGGGCTTACGCTCGACGGTGTGCTGTTGCTCGACAAACCCGTAGGTTTGTCGAGCAACCACGCCCTGCAACGCGCCAAACGTGCCATGGACGCGGCGAAAGCCGGCCACACGGGTACGCTGGATCCCTTCGCCACCGGCTTGCTGGTGTGCTGCATGGGCCGCGCAACCAAGATTTCCGGCGCGATGCTCAACGCCGACAAGGCATATCGCGCTACGCTGCAATTTGGCTCCGAAACCGACTCGGGCGACCTGACCGGCAATGTGGTGTCCACCGCCGAGCCCGGGTTTACGGTGGATGAGCAGTCGCTGCGCGACGCGCTGTCACGATTCTCGGGCACGATCGAGCAGATTCCGCCCATGTATTCCGCGCTCAAGCGCGATGGCAAGCCGTTGTACGAGTACGCGCGCGCCGGCATCGAGCTGGAACGGCCGCCGCGCCAGATCACGATACACCGCATCGAACTGCTGTCCCTGAACGGGACCGAGGCAGAGATCGATGTGGCATGCAGTAAAGGCACATACATCCGGACACTGGCCCAGGACATCGGGCGCGTGCTGGGCTGTTACGCCCACCTGACGGCGCTGCGGCGCACGCACGTCGGGCCTTTTTCCCTGGAACGCGCCGTTGCGCTGGAAGCCTTGCAGGCCATGCCAGATCCCAAGCAGGCATTGCTTGCACTGAACGAATTGCCGGAGGGCTTGCTGCCCTCCACCCTGACCTTAAAGGACTCGCTATGA
- the typA gene encoding translational GTPase TypA — protein MTRALRNVAIIAHVDHGKTTLVDQLLRQSGTFRENQALTERVMDSNDLEKERGITILAKNCAVEYEGTHINIIDTPGHADFGGEVERVLSMVDGVLLLVDAVEGPMPQTIFVTRKALALGLKPIVVVNKVDRPGARTDFVINATFDLFDKLGATDEQLDFPVIYASGLSGYAGLTADVREGNMRPLFEAILEHVPQREDDPNGPLQMQIISLDYNSYVGKIGVGRINRGRMRPGMEVAYKFGPEGQGGRGRINQVLKFHGLERIVVDEAEAGDIVLINGIEELGIGCTVTDTATQDALPMLRIDEPTLTMNFMVNTSPLAGREGKFVTSRQLRDRLDRELKSNVALRVRDTGDDTVFEVSGRGELHLTILLETMRREGYELAVSRPRVVFKDIDGVKCEPFESLTVDVEDAHQGGVMEELGRRKGDLQDMQPDGRGRTRLEYLIPARGLIGFQNEFLTLTRGTGLMSHIFHEYAPIKEGSIGERRNGVLISQDQGDAVAYALWKLQDRGRMFVSPGDALYEGMIIGIHSRDNDLVVNPIKGKQLTNVRASGTDEAVRLVPPIQMSLEYAVEFIDDDELVEITPKSIRLRKRFLLENERKRAARESAV, from the coding sequence ATGACTCGCGCCTTGCGCAACGTCGCCATCATCGCCCACGTGGACCACGGTAAAACCACCCTGGTCGACCAGCTGCTGCGCCAATCCGGCACCTTCCGCGAAAACCAGGCGCTGACCGAACGGGTCATGGACTCGAACGACCTGGAAAAAGAACGCGGCATTACGATTCTGGCCAAGAACTGTGCCGTCGAATACGAAGGCACGCACATCAACATCATCGACACCCCGGGACACGCGGACTTCGGCGGCGAAGTCGAGCGCGTGCTGTCCATGGTCGACGGCGTGCTGCTGCTGGTGGACGCGGTTGAAGGCCCCATGCCCCAGACCATCTTCGTGACCCGCAAGGCGCTGGCCCTGGGCCTGAAGCCCATCGTCGTGGTCAACAAGGTCGACCGTCCGGGCGCCCGCACCGATTTCGTCATCAACGCCACGTTCGACCTGTTCGACAAGCTGGGCGCCACCGACGAGCAACTCGACTTCCCGGTGATCTACGCCTCGGGCCTGTCGGGCTACGCCGGCCTGACCGCCGACGTGCGCGAAGGCAATATGCGTCCGCTGTTCGAAGCCATCCTCGAACACGTGCCGCAGCGTGAAGACGATCCCAATGGTCCGCTGCAAATGCAGATCATCTCGCTGGACTACAACAGCTACGTCGGCAAGATCGGCGTGGGCCGCATCAACCGCGGCCGCATGCGTCCCGGCATGGAAGTGGCCTACAAGTTCGGCCCCGAAGGCCAGGGCGGCCGCGGCCGCATCAACCAGGTGCTGAAGTTCCACGGCCTGGAACGCATCGTCGTGGACGAAGCCGAAGCCGGCGACATCGTGCTGATCAACGGCATCGAAGAACTGGGCATTGGTTGCACGGTGACCGACACCGCCACGCAAGACGCGCTGCCGATGCTGCGCATCGACGAACCCACCCTGACCATGAACTTCATGGTCAACACCTCGCCGCTGGCCGGCCGTGAAGGCAAGTTCGTGACCAGCCGCCAGCTGCGCGACCGCCTGGACCGCGAGCTGAAGTCCAACGTGGCGCTGCGCGTGCGCGACACGGGCGACGACACGGTGTTCGAAGTGTCGGGCCGCGGTGAACTGCACCTGACCATCCTGCTGGAAACGATGCGTCGCGAAGGCTACGAGCTGGCCGTGTCGCGTCCGCGCGTGGTGTTCAAGGACATCGACGGCGTTAAGTGCGAACCCTTTGAATCGCTGACCGTCGACGTCGAAGACGCCCATCAGGGCGGCGTGATGGAAGAACTGGGCCGCCGCAAGGGTGACCTGCAGGACATGCAGCCGGACGGCCGCGGCCGCACCCGCCTGGAATACCTGATCCCGGCCCGTGGCCTGATCGGCTTCCAGAACGAATTCCTGACGCTGACGCGCGGCACCGGCCTGATGAGCCACATCTTCCACGAATACGCGCCCATCAAGGAAGGCTCGATCGGCGAGCGCCGCAACGGCGTGCTGATCAGCCAGGACCAAGGCGACGCCGTGGCCTACGCGCTGTGGAAGCTGCAGGATCGCGGCCGCATGTTCGTGAGCCCGGGCGATGCGCTGTACGAAGGCATGATCATCGGCATCCACAGCCGTGACAACGACCTGGTCGTGAACCCCATCAAGGGTAAGCAGCTGACCAACGTGCGCGCTTCGGGCACCGACGAAGCCGTGCGCCTGGTTCCGCCGATCCAGATGTCGCTGGAATACGCCGTGGAATTCATCGACGACGACGAACTCGTGGAAATCACGCCGAAGTCGATCCGTCTGCGCAAGCGCTTCCTGCTGGAAAACGAGCGCAAGCGCGCCGCGCGCGAATCCGCCGTCTAA
- the cynR gene encoding transcriptional regulator CynR, which translates to MELRQLRYFLSVAETEHLTRSADALHVTQSTLSHGLRQLEEELGMPLFDRIGRGLRLSQAGRVLRDHASRALQEVEAGKMALADLAGLQAGSLTIGVIPTFLTHFVPDAVAGFSLAFPKVQIQVRDLRAGPIEDLLVSGQLDLGISFHPALREEIEAQPLFDERLQVVVGKNHPLAARRSLRMRDLAGVPLALLPRSFATRRMIDAACAQAGLAPEVRVEMESVDALIHLCRQGELATIAAEHAAGAAGSELKSIALTDPTTIRRAAILWRKEASRSRAAQEFAARLLDAVQRLPGAVAAGRR; encoded by the coding sequence ATGGAATTGCGCCAGCTACGCTACTTTCTCAGCGTTGCGGAAACCGAGCACCTGACCCGCTCGGCGGACGCCCTGCACGTCACCCAATCCACCCTGTCGCACGGCTTGCGACAGTTGGAGGAAGAGCTGGGCATGCCCCTATTCGACCGTATTGGCAGGGGGTTGCGCCTGTCGCAAGCGGGCCGGGTGCTGCGCGACCATGCCAGCCGGGCCTTGCAGGAAGTCGAAGCCGGGAAAATGGCCCTGGCGGATCTGGCCGGCCTGCAGGCCGGATCCCTCACCATAGGCGTCATCCCCACCTTCCTGACCCATTTCGTGCCGGACGCGGTGGCCGGATTCAGCCTGGCCTTTCCCAAGGTCCAGATCCAGGTGCGAGACCTACGGGCCGGCCCCATCGAGGACCTGCTGGTCAGCGGCCAGCTGGACCTGGGCATTTCCTTCCATCCGGCGCTGCGCGAGGAAATCGAGGCGCAACCGCTGTTCGACGAACGCCTGCAGGTGGTGGTCGGCAAGAACCACCCGCTGGCCGCGCGGCGCAGCCTGCGCATGCGCGACCTGGCGGGCGTGCCGCTGGCGCTGCTGCCGCGCAGCTTCGCCACGCGCCGCATGATAGACGCGGCCTGCGCCCAGGCCGGGCTGGCTCCCGAGGTGCGGGTGGAAATGGAATCGGTGGATGCGCTGATCCACCTGTGCCGGCAAGGCGAACTGGCGACCATCGCCGCCGAGCATGCGGCCGGCGCGGCGGGATCCGAATTGAAGAGCATCGCGCTCACCGACCCGACCACCATCCGCCGCGCGGCCATCCTGTGGCGCAAGGAAGCATCGCGCAGCCGCGCGGCGCAGGAGTTCGCCGCCCGGCTGCTGGACGCGGTGCAGCGCCTGCCAGGCGCGGTGGCAGCCGGCCGCCGCTGA